A genomic window from Enoplosus armatus isolate fEnoArm2 chromosome 20, fEnoArm2.hap1, whole genome shotgun sequence includes:
- the LOC139303470 gene encoding hydroxycarboxylic acid receptor 2-like, whose amino-acid sequence MLSEQNENFTTTVLNLTTPIPGGGRGGGCPPVGIQLEGVILPPVLTIDVILGLLGNIVALWIFCFKLKAWNPNNLFLFNLVIADFLALVSLPLRIDALIRGHWVFGDGLCRINLFLMFSNRSASIALMTVVAIYRYFKVVHPHHRFNRMTKRQAAFVSVFVWMLVISPRVPMLAYNHIKGSGSNTQCFFFTSYKEASRAIIILVGMHRILTVVEFVIPLAMLMFCSIRISSFLKERQMGKQDKVRKAMRVCAVIVAVFMVCFLPTTVTTIGVWVIRSYRPWDCASFYTFTQLTIVSLGLNFLNSALDPIIYVFSSSMFRKALCSSLPRALRCRQDAGDSENAASLPGSQSTTQQELKSMRADRRSEAM is encoded by the exons ATGCTATCAGAGCAAAATGAAAACTTCACCACCACAGTTCTGAACTTGACGACCCCGATCCCTGGTGGTGGCAGAGGCGGCGGCTGCCCACCAGTCGGGATTCAACTGGAGGGTGTGATCCTGCCCCCAGTCCTCACCATTGACGTCATACTGGGGCTGCTGGGAAACATAGTTGCCTTGTGGATCTTCTGCTTTAAACTGAAGGCCTGGAACCCCAACAACCTGTTCCTCTTCAACCTGGTCATTGCCGACTTCCTGGCTTTAGTGAGTCTGCCGCTGAGGATCGACGCCTTGATCAGGGGCCACTGGGTGTTTGGAGATGGCTTGTGCCGGATCAACCTCTTCCTGATGTTTTCCAACCGCTCCGCCAGCATCGCACTCATGACTGTGGTGGCAATTTACCGCTACTTTAAG GTGGTCCACCCTCACCACCGCTTCAACCGCATGACCAAGCGCCAGGCTGCGTTTGTGTCAGTGTTCGTCTGGATGTTGGTGATCAGTCCTCGGGTTCCCATGCTGGCTTACAACCACATCAAGGGCAGCGGCAGCAACACCCAGtgcttcttcttcacttcctACAAAGAGGCGTCGCGGGCCATCATCATCCTGGTCGGCATGCACCGGATCCTGACGGTGGTGGAGTTCGTCATCCCTCTGGCCATGCTGATGTTCTGCTCCATCCGGATCTCCAGCTTCctgaaggagagacagatgggGAAACAAGACAAGGTGCGAAAGGCGATGCGAGTGTGCGCCGTCATCGTCGCAGTGTTCATGGTGTGCTTCTTACCCACCACGGTGACGACCATCGGGGTGTGGGTCATCCGCTCATACCGCCCGTGGGACTGCGCCTCCTTCTACACTTTCACCCAGCTCACCATCGTGTCTTTGGGGCTGAACTTCCTGAACTCGGCCCTGGACCCCATCATTTACGTCTTCTCCAGCTCCATGTTCAGGAAGGCCCTCTGCAGCTCGCTGCCCCGCGCCCTGCGCTGCAGACAGGACGCAGGCGACAGCGAGAACGCGGCGTCCTTGCCGGGAAGTCAGTCGACCACCCAGCAGGAGCTGAAATCCATGAGGGCTGACAGAAGGAGTGAAGCCATGTAA
- the LOC139303016 gene encoding stonustoxin subunit alpha-like, giving the protein MAVAALGRPFTLGMLFDARRDELIPGFTLWDETTLQKNTVRSSHHSSEFEITTSDSIESKSSLLDVEASLKASFLGGLIEVGGSAKYLNDKKKYHNQSRVICQYKATTNFKQLSMTHLATMNTQQMGVIEKGFATHVVTGILYGANAFFVFDSDKLETSSIKDIQGCMEAVIKKIPLFHVEGKADIKLSDEEKALTDKLSCKFYGDFIIESNPATFEEAVKTYIQLPKLLGKNGENSVPLKVWLIPLKNLYSKAAEVRHEISVGLVKKAQDALEDLHQLEKGCNDLLEDKIVKDFPKMQEKLSSFQTLCIDFRSALEQTMAKKLPLIRAGEEDESKLEKVFEDRGKSSFSHEKLTKCLEDKEREINVIRSCVEMMEGTKTIPNQSELDREVLAPGVQDTLCFVFTSLKTTDPYLKALANFMDQFKLQGTVSVTATPPAQGQWYFSAEVITKMKEKAKAFHNLAKVLKNSSRFCFLVAAAANKKYTGASIYHYKDSILVTDDFSKPDIPNVKNVTDRRDFIWYACDLTLDPDTAHNRLTLSEGNKKATHGASQSYPNVPQRFKNLSQVLCREGLTGRCYWEVEWSAGYDEDVAVGVTYKGLIRKGKGNPCRLGWNTMSWCFGHRWSPSEATLYAEHEKLRHNVPVPVAGCTRLGVYLDWPAGTLSYYNVSSDTLSHLYTFHNKFSEPVYPAFTIWRESNFVFLSL; this is encoded by the exons ATGGCAGTGGCTGCACTGGGCCGACCTTTCACTTTAGGAATGTTGTTCGATGCTCGGAGAGATGAACTGATCCCAG GTTTCACACTGTGGGATGAAACAACTCTGCAAAAGAACACAGTTAGGAGCTCTCATCACAGCAGTGAATTtgaaataaccacatctgatTCCATTGAATCCAAGtcctctctgctggatgttGAAGCTTCTCTGAAGGCCAGTTTCCTGGGTGGACTGATTGAAGTTGGAGGGTCTGCCAAGTATCTGAATGACAAGAAGAAATACCACAATCAGAGCAGAGTGATATGTCAGTACAAAGCTACCACCAACTTCAAACAGTTGTCAATGACTCACCTGGCAACCATGAACACCCAACAGATGGGTGTTATTGAGAAGGGCTTTGCAACACATGTAGTCACAGGCATCCTTTATGGGGCAAATGCTTTCTTTGTATTTGACAGTGACAAGTTAGAAACTAGCAGCATTAAAGACATCCAGGGCTGCATGGAAGCTGTGATAAAGAAGATCCCCTTGTTTCATGTTGAAGGGAAAGCTGACATCAAGCTGTCCGATGAAGAAAAAGCTCTGACTGATAAATTATCCTGCAAATTCTACGGGGACTTCATTATTGAAAGCAACCCTGCAACATTTGAAGAGGCAGTGAAGACCTACATACAACTTCCCAAGCTACTGGGAAAAAATGGAGAGAATAGTGTTCCACTGAAGGTCTGGCTGATCCCACTGAAGAATTTGTATTCAAAGGCTGCTGAGGTGAGGCATGAGATCAGTGTTGGACTTGTAAAAAAGGCTCAAGATGCTCTGGAGGACCTGCATCAGCTGGAAAAAGGATGCAACGATTTGCTGGAGGACAAAATCGTGAAAGATTTTCCAAAGATGCAAGAAAAGTTGAGCAGTTTCCAGACACTCTGTATCGATTTCAGATCTGCACTCGAACAGACCATGGCAAAGAAACTTCCCTTGATCAGGGCAGGTGAAGAAGATGAGAGCAAATTAGAGAAAGTCTTTGAAGACAGAGGCAAGTCATCGTTCAGTCATGAGAAATTAACCAAGTGCCtggaagataaagagagagaaatcaacGTCATCAGGTCCTGTGTAGAGATGATGGAGGGAACAAAGACCATCCCAAACCAGTCAGAGCTAGACCGAGAGGTTCTCGCTCCAGGTGTACAGGATACTTTGTGCTTTGTCTTCACCTCCCTGAAAACTACTGACCCCTACCTTAAGGCTCTTGCCAACTTCATGGATCAGTTTAAATTACAAGGTACTGTGAGTGTCACCGCCACGCCACCTGCACAAGGCCAGTGGTACTTCTCAGCTGAAGTGATAaccaaaatgaaagaaaaagccaAAGCTTTCCACAATCTTGCCAAAGTCTTgaagaacagcagcagattCTGTTTCCTGGTAGCGGCTGCTGCAAATAAGAAATACACAGGAGCAAGCATCTACCATTACAAGGACAGCATCCTGGTCACTGATGATTTCTCAAAGCCTGACATCCccaatgtgaaaaatgtaacagacagaagagaTTTCATCTGGT ACGCCTGTGATCTCACTCTGGACCCAGACACAGCACACAACCGCCTCACTCTGTCTGAGGGAAACAAGAAGGCGACACACGGAGCATCGCAGTCGTATCCTAACGTCCCCCAGAGATTTAAAAATCTTTCTCAGGTTCTGTGCAGAGAGGGGCTGACCGGGCgctgttactgggaggtggagtggagtGCTGGCTATGATGAAGATGTAGCTGTAGGTGTTACCTACAAAGGACTGATTAGGAAAGGAAAAGGTAACCCCTGCAGGCTTGGATGGAATACCATGTCCTGGTGTTTCGGCCACAGATGGTCCCCATCAGAAGCGACTCTCTATGCAGAGCATGAGAAGCTGCGCCACAATGTCCCCGTTCCTGTTGCTGGCTGCACCCGACTGGGAGTGTATCTGGACTGGCCTGCTGGCACTCTGTCTTACTATAACGTCTCATCTGACACACTGAGTCACCTCTACACCTTCCACAACAAGTTCTCTGAGCCTGTTTACCCAGCCTTCACCATTTGGCGTGAATCCAACTTCGTGTTCCTGTCTCTGTAA
- the LOC139303587 gene encoding putative autophagy-related protein 11, giving the protein MTQRSNPRNSGMTQRSNQSSNPRNSGMDQRSNPRNSGMDHRSNPRNSGMDQRSNPRNSGMDHRSNPRNSGMDHRSNPRNGARFVDTAPQHRPTSRPDFYHTRNASANAHQENDHLTGEINTLMQQNKELLAEKTKLGHEVRYDKQKISRLEDLIELREKQFLEKHRKSSETISKQESEISSLKEKQVDVTQQRDNEILDLRGVKDSLCQRLTEASAKYLQSDKAWEEKYNAQKEKFTKELAEKEQSWETRLKQVEEENKDLVQREQSWETRVKQVGEQNKELIQNWETSMKQVEEENKELVQTWETKVKQVEEENKELVQRETTWETKVKQVEEEKKDLVQREQSWETRVKQVEEENKELVQREQTWETRVKQVEEQNKELIQNLETSMKQVEEENKELAQTLETKVKQMEEENEVLVQTCETIVKQVEEQNKELIQNWETSMKQVEEENKELVQSWETRVKQVEEENEVLFQTCETIVKQVGEQNKELIQNWETSVKQEEEENEELHSQVRGLWSRVIQLEEENKELHSQVRGLCETSVKQVEEEDEVLVQTCETIVKQVEEENEELVQSWETIVKQVEEENEELVQSWETSVKQVEEENEELVQTCETIVKQVEEQNEELVQTWETSVKQVEKENEELEELCLKMKKKKRRGFWSRIKSIRTGRKKVEEEHKELVQNWETRVKQVQEEHKELVQNWETRVKQVEEEHKELVQNWETRVKQVEEENKELVLNWETRVKQVEEEHKELVQNWETRVKQVEEQNKELVQNWETRVKQVEEDNKELVQTWETRVKQVEQKKQKEEQKKKQNEEKPEKKKKGFISWMHKKKKKCDSDSEVEAAGCSAQAGQQ; this is encoded by the exons ATGACTCAGAGAAGCAACCCAAGAAACAGTGGCATGACTCAGAGAAGCAACCAGAGTAGCAACCCAAGAAACAGTGGCATGGACCAGAGAAGCAACCCAAGAAACAGTGGCATGGATCACAGAAGCAACCCAAGAAACAGTGGCATGGACCAGAGAAGCAACCCAAGAAACAGTGGCATGGATCACAGAAGCAACCCAAGAAACAGTGGCATGGATCACAGAAGCAACCCAAGAAACGGGGCCAGATTTGTTGACACTGCTCCTCAGCACCGTCCAACATCTCGCCCGGACTTCTACCATACACGAAATGCCAGTGCTAATGCTCACCAGGAGAACGATCACCTGACAGGAGAGATAAACACCCtgatgcagcaaaacaaagaacTACTGGCTGAAAAGACAAAGCTTGGCCATGAGGTCCGCTATGATAAACAGAAGATAAGCAGGTTGGAGGATCTTATAGAGCTCAGGGAAAAGCAGTTCctagagaaacacagaaagagctCCGAGACCATCTCAAAGCAAGAGTCAGAGATCTCCTCCCTCAAGGAGAAGCAGGTGGATGTCACCCAGCAGAGAGACAATGAAATCCTGGATCTCAGGGGGGTGAAGGACAGTCTCTGTCAGAGGCTCACAGAGGCCTCAGCCAAATATCTCCAGAGTGACAAAGCTTGGGAGGAAAAATACAACGCCCAGAAGGAGAAGTTCACAAAGGAGCTGGCCGAGAAAGAACAGAGCTGGGAGACGAGACtaaaacaggtggaggaagagaataaagacctggtccagagagaacagtcctgggaaaccagagtgaaacag GTGGGGGAACAGAATAAAGAACTGATCCAGAACTGGGAAACCAGCATGAAACAGGttgaggaagagaataaagaactggtccagacctgggaaaccaaagtgaaacaggtggaggaagagaataaagaactgGTCCAGAGAGAAACAACCTGGGAAACCaaagtgaaacaggtggaggaagagaagaaagacctggtccagagagaacagtcctgggaaaccagagtgaagcag gtggaggaagagaataaagaactggtccagagagaacagacctgggaaaccagagtgaaacaggtggaggaacagAATAAAGAACTGATCCAGAATTTGGAAACCAGcatgaaacaggtggaggaagagaataaagaactgGCCCAGACCTTGGAAACCAAAgtgaaacagatggaggaagagaatgaagTACTGGTCCAGACCTGCGAAACCAttgtgaaacaggtggaggaacagAATAAAGAACTGATCCAGAACTGGGAAACCAGcatgaaacaggtggaggaagagaataaagaactggtccagtcctgggaaaccagagtgaaacaggtggaggaagagaatgaagTACTGTTCCAGACCTGCGAAACCATCGTGAAACAAGTGGGGGAACAGAATAAAGAACTGATCCAGAACTGGGAAACCAGCgtgaaacaggaggaggaagagaacgAAGAATTACATTCTCAGGTCCGTGGTCTCTGGAGCAGAGTGATAcagctggaggaagagaataaagaactACATTCCCAGGTCCGTGGTCTCTGCGAAACCAGTGtaaaacaggtggaggaagaggatgaagtACTGGTCCAGACCTGCGAAACCAttgtgaaacaggtggaggaagagaatgaagAACTGGTCCAGAGCTGGGAAACCAttgtgaaacaggtggaggaagagaatgaagAACTGGTCCAGAGCTGGGAAACCAGCGTGAAAcaagtggaggaagagaatgaagAACTGGTCCAGACCTGCGAAACCAttgtgaaacaggtggaggaacagAATGAAGaactggtccagacctgggaaaccagcgtgaaacaggtggagaaagagaatgaaGAACTGGAGGAGCtctgtctgaaaatgaagaagaagaagaggagaggtttCTGGTCTCGCATTAAGTCGATCAGGACTGGACGAAAAAAG gtggaggaagagcataaagaactggtccagaactgggaaaccagagtgaaacaggtgcaGGAAGAGCATAAAGAACTGGTCCAGaactgggaaaccagagtgaaacaggtggaggaagagcataaagaactggtccagaactgggaaaccagagtgaaacaggtggaggaagagaataaagaactgGTCCTGAACTGGGAAACCAGAGtaaaacaggtggaggaagagcataaagaactggtccagaactgggaaaccagagtgaaacaggtggaggaacagaataaagaactggtccagaactgggaaaccagagtgaaacaggtggaggaagataATAAAGAACTCgtccagacctgggaaaccagagtgaaacag GTGgagcaaaagaaacaaaaggaagagcagaagaaaaagcaaaatgaggagaagccagagaagaagaagaagggtttTATCAGCTGGatgcacaagaagaagaagaagtgtgacAGCGACAGTGAGGTGGAGGCTGCTGGATGTTCGGCTCAGGCTGGACAACAGTAG
- the LOC139303385 gene encoding neoverrucotoxin subunit alpha-like — MASDTKAAAAPGCPFTLEMLRNAQRDDLIRYASEFILDPDTANSYLTVSEKSTKVTYGTWQCYADRPERFDKHPEVFCRNSLNETHYWEVDWSVSPNESVYIGVAYNDIERKSDSTESMFGNNKSSWCFGQYATPDGRKHTLSAWHNGKVWECAFPCPGFSKVGVLLDWRGDTLSFYDASSGDVSSLIHLYTFSTKFTQPVYPCFWVGKNCNYVQLAGNF, encoded by the exons ATGGCCTCAGACACCAAAGCAGCTGCCGCCCCGGGTTGTCCTTTCACCCTCGAAATGCTCCGTAATGCTCAGAGAGATGATCTGATCCGAT ATGCCAGTGAGTTCATCTTGGACCCCGACACTGCAAACAGCTACCTGACTGTGTCTGAGAAAAGCACAAAGGTGACGTATGGAACCTGGCAGTGTTACGCTGATCGCCCAGAGAGGTTTGACAAACACCCTGAGGTGTTCTGCAGAAACAGCCTGAATGAAACCCACTACTGGGAGGTGGACTGGAGTGTCAGTCCCAATGAATCTGTTTATATCGGTGTTGCATACAATGATATTGAAAGAAAATCCGACAGTACAGAGAGCATGTTTGGAAACAACAAATCATCTTGGTGTTTTGGCCAATATGCTACCCCTGATGGGCGAAAACACACACTTAGTGCATGGCATAATGGTAAAGTGTGGGAATGTGCTTTCCCCTGTCCTGGCTTCAGCAAAGTTGGGGTGCTTCTGGACTGGCGTGGTGACACTCTGTCCTTCTACGATGCCTCCTCTGGCGATGTCTCCTCACTGATTCACCTCTACACCTTCAGCACCAAGTTCACTCAGCCTGTTTACCCCTGCTTCTGGGTGGGAAAGAATTGCAATTATGTGCAGCTGGCAGGGAatttttaa